A section of the Clostridium felsineum DSM 794 genome encodes:
- a CDS encoding ABC transporter permease, translating into MKPLINTIKEIIKYKELLQNLTMKELKLKYRNSALGFFWSFLNPIMLLIVYTFAFKYIMHQTTPNYTVNLLAALLPWQFFQAAVQGSTTSIISNSNLIKKIYFPRQIMPLSIIFSNFVSFLITLVILFGAMIVSRVQFTFCILLLPIILILLLGFSIGLSLILSSLNVLYRDISHFVEVIFMAWFYLTPIVYVLSAIPKVYRNILLLNPMTMIMEALRSVLIEGKLPNPMYVGIIIIWDLALIYIGDKVFRRIENDFAEEV; encoded by the coding sequence GTGAAACCTTTGATTAACACTATCAAAGAGATAATAAAATATAAAGAACTTTTGCAAAACTTAACTATGAAGGAATTGAAATTAAAATATAGAAATTCTGCTTTGGGATTCTTTTGGTCATTTTTAAATCCTATAATGCTTTTAATTGTTTATACCTTTGCGTTTAAATATATTATGCATCAGACAACACCTAATTATACAGTTAACTTACTTGCAGCACTTTTGCCTTGGCAATTTTTTCAAGCAGCTGTTCAAGGAAGTACTACATCAATCATTTCTAATTCTAATTTAATTAAGAAAATATACTTTCCAAGGCAGATAATGCCTTTGTCTATAATTTTCTCTAATTTCGTAAGCTTTTTAATAACTCTTGTTATTTTATTTGGAGCTATGATAGTATCACGTGTACAGTTTACTTTTTGTATACTGTTACTACCTATAATATTAATACTGCTTTTAGGGTTTTCTATTGGATTATCTTTAATATTATCTTCACTTAATGTACTTTATAGAGATATTTCCCACTTTGTAGAAGTTATATTTATGGCATGGTTTTACTTAACGCCTATTGTGTATGTTTTAAGTGCTATTCCTAAAGTTTACAGAAATATACTGCTCTTAAATCCTATGACTATGATTATGGAAGCTTTAAGAAGTGTTTTAATAGAAGGAAAATTGCCCAACCCAATGTATGTAGGGATAATAATAATATGGGATTTAGCTTTAATATACATAGGTGATAAAGTATTTAGAAGAATAGAGAATGATTTTGCAGAGGAAGTTTAA
- a CDS encoding sugar transferase translates to MKFLKKNNTISNFYRILSIVLEIFIVAFSIYLAYMVKFKFSPPKFNYAPFERSLPFTVIVYMAFMYIFGLVDILKKSLWEIVYSIFLTVIMLFVFTMAITFSLRGFSYPRLVILLSSVFQFVFLSIFKCLWWKLERKVYGNKNVVIIGENGENIAKKILLKHDDLYSINSIIKNYTKDKESIVEEADIVLISDDLDENTKSEIIKQSMYMNKNIFIIPSVTDIAFYKANFEQIDDVPILKVDTLELSSEQKTVKRLLDIVVAIIATVVFSPFLIILPIIIKCTDGGSPFYFQERVTDGGKKFKLVKFRSMIENAERNSGPVLVTENDSRITKIGKIMRATRLDEIPQLFNILKGDMSIVGPRPERPFYVEKFEREIPDYKYRTFVKAGLTGLAQVLGKYNTTPEDKIKYDIMYIKNYSILLDIKLIIQTVKIMFMKESTEAIKDDVKLEEILKKKNIKIKIY, encoded by the coding sequence GTGAAGTTCTTGAAAAAAAACAACACAATTTCAAATTTCTACAGAATTTTATCTATTGTTCTAGAAATATTTATTGTGGCATTTTCCATATACTTAGCATACATGGTTAAATTTAAATTTAGTCCTCCAAAATTTAATTATGCTCCTTTTGAAAGATCATTGCCATTTACAGTAATTGTATATATGGCGTTTATGTATATATTTGGACTTGTTGACATACTTAAAAAGAGTCTGTGGGAGATAGTTTATTCTATTTTTCTTACAGTAATAATGCTTTTTGTGTTCACAATGGCTATTACCTTCTCTCTAAGAGGATTTTCTTATCCAAGATTAGTAATACTTCTTAGTTCTGTTTTTCAGTTTGTTTTCTTATCTATATTTAAGTGCCTATGGTGGAAATTAGAACGAAAAGTTTATGGAAACAAAAATGTTGTAATAATAGGTGAAAATGGAGAAAACATTGCAAAAAAGATACTTTTAAAGCATGATGACTTATACAGTATAAATAGCATAATTAAGAATTATACAAAGGATAAGGAAAGTATTGTTGAAGAAGCTGATATAGTACTTATTTCAGATGATCTAGATGAAAACACTAAAAGTGAAATTATAAAACAGAGTATGTACATGAATAAAAATATATTTATAATTCCGTCAGTTACAGATATAGCATTTTATAAAGCTAATTTTGAGCAAATAGATGATGTGCCTATTTTAAAAGTAGATACTTTAGAGCTTAGTTCAGAACAAAAAACAGTAAAAAGATTATTAGATATAGTTGTGGCAATAATAGCTACTGTGGTATTTTCCCCATTTCTTATAATATTGCCTATAATTATAAAATGTACAGATGGTGGAAGCCCATTTTATTTTCAAGAAAGGGTTACAGACGGTGGTAAAAAATTTAAATTAGTAAAATTCAGATCTATGATAGAAAATGCGGAAAGAAATTCAGGACCAGTTTTAGTTACAGAAAATGATTCTAGGATAACTAAAATAGGAAAAATTATGAGAGCAACTAGGTTAGATGAAATACCACAATTATTTAATATATTAAAAGGTGATATGAGCATAGTGGGTCCAAGACCGGAAAGACCTTTCTATGTAGAAAAATTTGAAAGAGAAATACCAGATTATAAATACAGAACTTTTGTAAAAGCAGGGTTAACAGGACTAGCTCAAGTTTTAGGGAAGTATAATACAACACCAGAAGATAAAATAAAATATGACATAATGTATATAAAAAATTATTCTATTTTATTAGATATAAAGCTTATTATACAAACGGTTAAAATAATGTTTATGAAGGAAAGCACTGAGGCTATTAAAGATGATGTAAAGCTTGAAGAAATATTAAAGAAAAAGAATATAAAAATAAAAATATATTAG
- a CDS encoding ABC transporter ATP-binding protein: MVVIEFKNVSKYFNLYKNKSYSLKEKFLNKVLNRNKLEVTKLHVLKDASFKISQGETVGIIGENGTGKSTSLKLVANIIRPNEGNVSVTGKISSLLEVGVGFQPDMTGRENVYLYGSIMGLSKKEIDERYDEIVEFAELEKFMDTPVKNYSSGMYMRLGFSVAVTVNPDILLVDEVLAVGDANFQKKCLNKIQEFKEQGKTILFVSHDMSTVRRICDRCIFIRKGGEVIEGSTDRMVGLYMKLLYAKSEDHKKEEETAEESLVDFDFKLHEAEEFKDGNREGNKKLEITKLYFSDKEGRPRNFFGTEENIKVNVEFKKNTDIKAAVMAFEIVTEEGFKLVYHDCKQDGMLITEMKDTNMVSFSLQNELLLKSKYYFSIGLLDENMEEIYDFRHKHYWFTIHEGNIKEDGRVKISCDWML, encoded by the coding sequence ATGGTAGTTATTGAATTTAAAAACGTTTCGAAATATTTTAATTTATATAAAAATAAGAGCTATTCTTTGAAGGAAAAGTTTTTAAACAAGGTACTTAATAGAAATAAACTTGAAGTTACTAAGCTTCATGTACTTAAAGATGCTTCTTTTAAAATTAGTCAAGGAGAGACTGTAGGTATAATTGGAGAAAACGGAACAGGTAAAAGTACTAGTTTAAAATTAGTTGCAAATATTATTAGACCAAATGAAGGAAATGTAAGTGTTACTGGAAAAATTTCATCACTTCTTGAAGTTGGAGTTGGTTTTCAACCAGATATGACTGGTAGAGAAAATGTCTACTTGTATGGGTCAATAATGGGGCTTAGCAAAAAGGAAATAGATGAAAGATATGATGAAATTGTAGAATTTGCTGAACTAGAGAAGTTCATGGATACGCCAGTTAAAAATTATTCTTCTGGAATGTATATGAGATTAGGTTTTTCTGTTGCTGTAACTGTAAATCCAGATATACTTCTTGTAGACGAAGTTTTAGCAGTTGGAGATGCAAATTTTCAGAAAAAATGTCTTAATAAAATACAAGAATTTAAAGAACAAGGAAAGACTATATTATTTGTTTCACATGATATGAGTACAGTAAGACGTATATGCGATAGATGTATATTCATAAGAAAAGGTGGAGAAGTAATAGAGGGTTCTACAGATAGAATGGTCGGACTATATATGAAATTGTTGTATGCTAAAAGTGAAGATCATAAAAAGGAAGAAGAAACTGCTGAGGAAAGCTTAGTTGATTTTGATTTTAAACTTCATGAAGCAGAAGAGTTTAAAGATGGAAATAGAGAAGGAAATAAAAAGTTAGAAATAACAAAATTGTACTTCTCTGATAAAGAGGGGAGACCAAGAAACTTTTTTGGTACTGAAGAAAATATAAAAGTAAATGTTGAATTTAAGAAAAATACTGATATTAAAGCAGCTGTTATGGCATTTGAAATAGTCACTGAAGAAGGATTTAAACTTGTATACCATGATTGCAAGCAAGATGGAATGTTAATTACTGAAATGAAGGATACTAATATGGTTAGCTTTTCTTTGCAAAATGAACTTTTGCTAAAATCTAAATATTATTTTTCTATTGGTCTTTTAGATGAAAACATGGAAGAAATATATGATTTTAGACATAAGCATTATTGGTTTACTATTCA
- the rfbC gene encoding dTDP-4-dehydrorhamnose 3,5-epimerase, protein MGKFKFEKTDIDGVYIIETGVFGDNRGYFMETYNYEEFKEAGLDMVFVQDNQSKSSKGVLRGLHFQKKHTQGKLVRVVKGEVFDVAVDLRHGSETYGKWVGVTLSEENKKQFYIPEGFAHGFVVLSEEAEFCYKCTDFYDPTSEGGILWNDPEVGIKWPIEGIENLIFSDKDQKWPKLSDCKIEF, encoded by the coding sequence ATGGGAAAATTTAAATTTGAAAAAACAGATATTGATGGAGTGTACATAATAGAAACAGGTGTTTTTGGAGATAACAGAGGTTATTTCATGGAAACATACAATTATGAAGAATTTAAAGAAGCAGGACTTGATATGGTTTTTGTTCAAGACAATCAATCAAAATCAAGCAAAGGAGTTTTAAGAGGACTTCATTTTCAGAAAAAGCATACACAAGGAAAACTTGTTAGAGTAGTTAAGGGAGAAGTTTTTGACGTTGCAGTTGATCTTAGACATGGTTCTGAAACTTATGGTAAATGGGTAGGAGTTACTTTAAGTGAAGAAAACAAAAAACAATTTTATATACCAGAAGGATTTGCACATGGTTTTGTAGTTTTATCTGAAGAAGCTGAATTTTGCTATAAATGTACTGATTTCTATGATCCGACTTCTGAGGGTGGAATACTTTGGAATGACCCAGAGGTTGGTATAAAATGGCCTATTGAAGGAATTGAAAATTTGATTTTCTCTGATAAAGATCAAAAATGGCCTAAATTAAGTGATTGTAAAATTGAGTTCTAG
- the rfbB gene encoding dTDP-glucose 4,6-dehydratase gives MKTYLVTGGAGFIGSNFVHYMLEKYKDIKIINVDKLTYAGNLENLKGCEQNPNYVFVQADICDKEAIENIFKSYDVDYVVNFAAESHVDRSIKMPEVFVQTNVLGTVNLLNIAKNNWETENGFKEGKKYLQISTDEVYGSLGKDGFFTETTPLNPHSPYSASKASADMIVQAYFDTFKMPINITRCSNNYGPYQFPEKLIPLLINNCLNKNELPVYGDGMNIRDWLYVEDHCKAIDMVLNEGELGRVYNVGGHNERTNIFIVKTVVQYIHDNVDSTVDESLIKYVEDRKGHDRRYGIDPTRIKDELDWYPETKFEIGIVKTIKWYLENKQWMENVTSGTYQEYYKKMYNNK, from the coding sequence ATGAAAACTTATTTGGTAACGGGTGGAGCTGGATTTATAGGTTCAAACTTCGTACATTATATGCTTGAGAAATATAAAGATATAAAAATAATAAATGTTGATAAACTGACTTATGCCGGTAATCTTGAAAATTTAAAGGGCTGTGAACAAAATCCAAACTATGTTTTTGTTCAAGCTGATATATGTGATAAGGAAGCCATTGAGAACATATTTAAATCTTATGATGTAGATTATGTTGTTAATTTTGCTGCAGAATCTCATGTTGATAGAAGTATTAAGATGCCTGAAGTGTTCGTTCAAACTAACGTACTAGGTACTGTTAATTTACTTAATATAGCTAAAAATAATTGGGAAACTGAAAATGGCTTTAAAGAAGGTAAAAAATATCTTCAAATATCAACTGATGAAGTGTATGGTTCATTAGGAAAAGATGGATTTTTCACTGAAACTACACCTTTAAATCCACACAGTCCATATTCTGCAAGTAAAGCAAGTGCTGATATGATAGTTCAGGCATATTTTGATACATTTAAAATGCCTATAAATATTACAAGATGCTCTAATAACTATGGACCTTATCAATTTCCAGAAAAGTTAATACCATTATTAATAAATAATTGCCTTAATAAAAATGAATTGCCAGTATATGGTGATGGAATGAATATAAGAGATTGGCTTTATGTAGAAGATCACTGTAAAGCAATTGATATGGTATTAAATGAAGGAGAACTTGGAAGAGTATATAATGTTGGTGGACATAATGAAAGAACAAACATATTTATAGTTAAAACAGTTGTACAATATATTCATGATAATGTTGATAGTACAGTAGATGAAAGCTTAATAAAATATGTTGAAGATAGAAAAGGTCACGATAGAAGATATGGAATTGATCCAACAAGAATCAAAGATGAGCTTGATTGGTATCCTGAAACTAAGTTTGAGATAGGAATAGTTAAGACTATTAAATGGTATCTTGAGAATAAACAGTGGATGGAAAATGTTACATCTGGTACATATCAAGAGTATTACAAAAAGATGTATAATAACAAATAG